From a region of the Impatiens glandulifera chromosome 4, dImpGla2.1, whole genome shotgun sequence genome:
- the LOC124936569 gene encoding pentatricopeptide repeat-containing protein At5g04780, mitochondrial-like, which translates to MKLLHQLSSFRLSLHQRLLNPYNKSISSSRFLQTSAELVDDLQEESLEPISISYSKLLSNCCQSRSLNTGLQIHGHLTKIGLSTDVKHRNHLINLYSKCRFFTYARQLLEESPELDMVSWSALLSGYAQNGLNEKAISTFLEMHKLGVKCNEFSFPSVLKACSIKKDLRIGKSIHGIVFLTGFTSDVFVMNTLVVMYAKCGEIKDAGVLFKEIPSLNVVSWNAMFSCYVQNDFCGKAIDLFQEMVSTEVRPDEYSLSSTLNACTRIEDINRGKGIHVYLIKLGYDCDSYTKNALIDMYAKAGSLRDAIGAFMEIEEPDIVSWNSIIAGHVSHDDNRGALELLGKMKRFGIIPNVFTMSSALKANSGLEFKELSGQLHSFLIKMDILWDPFVTVGIIDMYCKCDLMLEARMIYEMMPKRDLVAANALICGYSHKGEDEQAISLFIGIYNSGVGFNETTLLAVLNSIGSSQSVNIGKQIHTLCVKLGFMHDVYITNSQIDAYGKCGVIEDAFRVFEECPLLDLASFTSMITVFSQCGQSEESMKLYLKMQDMELKPDSFVCSSLLNASANLSSLEQGKQIHAEIVKHGFISDVFAGNSLVNMYARCGCIHDAFRAFFEIPERGVVSWSAMIGGLAQHGYGTEAIEFFNDMLNDGIAPNNVTLVNVLYACNHAGLVTEAKSYFKSMKDSFGIEPTQEHYACMIDILSRAGKLNEAMEFLNDMPFEANASVWGALLGAAQIYKNVELAQLAANKLMINHPEKTGTHVLLANVYASAGMWESVANVRRLMKDGNVKKEPGMSWIEIRDKVYTFIVGDRGNPRSEEIYAKLDEMRALMMKSGYVVMVETDLHCVENNEKELLLSYHSEKLAVAFGLIATPIGVPIRVKKNLRICLDCHSTMKFISTISQREIIIRDINRFHHFRDGLCSCGDYW; encoded by the coding sequence ATGAAGCTGCTTCACCAGCTAAGTTCCTTCCGATTATCTCTTCATCAAAGGCTTCTTAATCCTTATAACAAATCAATTTCATCTTCTAGATTTCTCCAAACATCTGCAGAATTAGTCGATGATCTGCAGGAAGAATCATTAGAACCCATTTCAATTTCCTACTCAAAACTATTATCAAACTGCTGTCAATCCCGGTCTTTAAACACCGGTCTTCAAATCCACGGTCACTTAACCAAGATTGGTCTTTCAACAGATGTAAAACATAGGAACCatctcattaatttatattcaaaatgtCGGTTTTTTACTTACGCCCGCCAACTACTCGAAGAAAGTCCTGAACTAGATATGGTTTCTTGGTCTGCTTTGCTTTCAGGGTATGCCCAAAACGGGTTGAATGAGAAAGCTATATCGACTTTCCTTGAAATGCACAAGCTTGGTGTCAAATGTAATGAATTCTCTTTCCCTAGTGTTCTTAAAGCATGCTCGATTAAGAAGGATTTGAGAATTGGGAAATCGATACATGGGATTGTGTTTCTTACTGGTTTTACATCAGATGTTTTTGTTATGAACACTTTGGTTGTTATGTATGCTAAGTGTGGGGAAATTAAGGATGCAGGGGTGTTGTTTAAGGAAATCCCCAGTCTTAATGTTGTTTCGTGGAATGCTATGTTTTCGTGTTATGTTCAAAACGATTTTTGTGGGAAAGCTATTGATCTTTTTCAGGAAATGGTTTCTACTGAAGTAAGGCCGGATGAGTATAGTTTGTCAAGTACTTTGAATGCTTGCACGAGAATTGAAGACATTAATCGAGGAAAAGGAATTCATGTGTACCTGATAAAGCTTGGTTATGATTGTGATTCGTACACGAAGAACGCGCTGATTGACATGTATGCTAAGGCTGGAAGTCTTCGAGATGCGATTGGTGCGTTTATGGAAATTGAAGAACCTGATATTGTTTCGTGGAATTCGATTATTGCTGGTCATGTTTCTCATGATGATAATCGTGGGGCGTTGGAGCTTTTAGGGAAGATGAAGAGGTTTGGAATTATTCCGAATGTGTTTACTATGTCTAGTGCTCTGAAAGCGAATTCTGGACTTGAGTTTAAGGAATTATCGGGGCAGTTGCATTCGTTCTTGATCAAAATGGATATTTTATGGGACCCTTTTGTGACAGTTGGGATTATCGACATGTATTGTAAGTGTGATCTTATGTTAGAGGCCAGGATGATTTACGAAATGATGCCGAAGAGAGATTTGGTTGCTGCAAACGCTTTGATCTGCGGTTATTCGCATAAAGGTGAAGACGAACAAgcaatttctctttttatcgGTATTTATAATTCAGGTGTCGGATTCAATGAGACAACGTTACTGGCGGTTCTCAACTCGATTGGTAGTTCACAATCAGTTAATATTGGTAAACAAATTCACACGCTTTGTGTAAAACTAGGGTTCATGCACGACGTTTACATCACCAACAGCCAAATCGACGCATATGGAAAATGTGGCGTTATAGAAGACGCGTTTCGAGTTTTTGAAGAATGCCCGTTATTAGATTTAGCGTCGTTTACTTCAATGATAACCGTTTTTTCCCAATGCGGGCAATCGGAGGAATCTATGAAACTTTATCTCAAAATGCAAGATATGGAATTGAAACCGGATTCTTTTGTGTGTAGCTCTCTCCTCAATGCATCCGCAAATCTATCTTCTTTAGAACAGGGGAAACAAATCCATGCTGAAATCGTTAAACATGGTTTCATTTCGGATGTTTTCGCTGGAAATTCTCTCGTAAACATGTACGCGAGATGTGGATGTATTCACGACGCTTTCCGCGCTTTCTTTGAGATACCCGAGAGAGGTGTTGTTTCGTGGTCTGCTATGATAGGCGGGCTTGCTCAGCACGGTTATGGAACCGAAGCAATCGAATTCTTTAACGACATGTTAAACGACGGTATCGCCCCTAATAACGTCACCCTAGTCAACGTTCTCTACGCGTGTAATCACGCGGGATTGGTTACCGAAGCGAAAAGCTACTTCAAATCTATGAAGGACTCGTTTGGGATCGAACCTACCCAAGAGCATTACGCATGCATGATCGATATTCTCAGCCGCGCTGGAAAACTAAACGAAGCGATGGAATTTTTGAACGACATGCCCTTCGAAGCTAATGCATCCGTTTGGGGTGCACTTCTTGGCGCAGCGCAGATATATAAGAACGTTGAACTTGCTCAACTCGCGGCTAATAAGCTTATGATAAATCATCCTGAAAAAACGGGTACTCATGTTCTTCTCGCGAATGTCTACGCTTCGGCTGGTATGTGGGAAAGCGTCGCGAATGTGAGGAGATTAATGAAGGATGGGAATGTGAAGAAGGAACCGGGGATGAGTTGGATTGAAATTAGGGATAAAGTTTACACCTTTATCGTGGGCGATAGAGGTAACCCGAGAAGCGAAGAAATATATGCGAAACTCGATGAGATGAGAGCGTTGATGATGAAATCGGGGTATGTTGTTATGGTTGAGACTGATCTTCATTGTGTGGAGAATAATGAGAAGGAATTACTTCTTTCATACCATAGTGAGAAACTAGCTGTAGCTTTTGGGCTTATTGCTACTCCAATTGGAGTTCCAATAAGAGTGAAGAAGAATCTTAGAATCTGTTTGGATTGTCATTCTACGATGAAGTTTATTTCGACGATTTCCCAAAGGGAGATTATTATTAGAGACATAAACAGGTTTCATCATTTTAGGGATGGATTGTGTTCTTGTGGGGACTATTGGTAG
- the LOC124934626 gene encoding protein SENSITIVE TO PROTON RHIZOTOXICITY 2-like — protein MIPTANFPNVSQSLYGLAEEIIEPNPALDYHSNSLLYNLSTLKDKIHQLQSLATIIVDQNCDNSTQHMAVAANMGSIVQEIIVTASSMMFTCQQMTIGSSSSSTSHVVKSNTAVENRGFHIGEDRAGTGFFSGSETMDCIRELNQEWLNENYINDTSSTLQEDNGHRDHGTRAGVLHEVRGTREGVCNDDMNSLSYDIVELDAADLLAKYTHYCQVCGKGFKRDANLRMHMRAHGDKYKSSAALSNPMKGIAGASEDQTASKTTPARKYSCPQEGCRWNRKHAKFQPLKSMICVKNHYRRSHCPKMYVCKRCNRKQFSVLSDLRTHEKHCGDLKWQCSCGTTFSRKDKLMGHVTLFVGHFPAVTSLGRMAKIEPSGAQQHDYNR, from the exons ATGATTCCAACCGCTAACTTCCCAAACGTGTCACAAAGTCTATATGGGCTGGCCGAGGAAATTATCGAACCAAATCCAGCCTTGGATTATCATTCAAATTCTCTTTTATACAATCTCTCAACTCTCAAAGACAAGATCCATCAACTCCAATCACTTGCAACTATCATCGTTGATCAAAACTGCGACAATTCAACACAACATATGGCTGTCGCAGCCAACATGGGAAGTATTGTTCAAGAAATCATTGTAACTGCTTCATCTATGATGTTTACTTGCCAACAAATGACCATCGGGTCATCTTCATCGTCAACTAGCCATGTAGTCAAGTCAAACACAGCTGTTGAGAACCGAGGATTCCATATCGGGGAAGATAGGGCTGGGACGGGGTTTTTCTCGGGATCGGAAACCATGGATTGTATTAGAGAATTGAATCAAG AATGGTTGAACGAAAACTACATTAACGACACATCTTCAACTTTACAAGAAGATAACGGGCATCGCGATCATGGGACGAGGGCTGGTGTGCTCCATGAAGTGAGGGGAACTCGGGAAGGCGTATGCAATGATGATATGAACTCTTTATCGTATGATATTGTTGAACTTGATGCTGCAGATCTACTTGCCAAATACACACATTATTGTCAG GTATGCGGAAAAGGATTCAAGAGAGACGCGAACTTAAGGATGCACATGCGAGCCCACGGTGATAAATACAAGTCTAGCGCCGCCTTAAGTAACCCCATGAAGGGCATTGCAGGAGCGTCTGAGGACCAAACCGCATCTAAAACCACCCCCGCAAGGAAATACTCTTGTCCACAAGAAGGATGTAGATGGAACCGAAAGCATGCAAAATTCCAACCGTTGAAATCCATGATTTGTGTCAAGAATCACTATCGTCGAAGCCATTGTCCCAAGATGTATGTTTGCAAACGTTGCAACCGCAAACAATTCTCCGTTCTGTCTGATCTTCGTACACACGAGAAACATTGCGGGGACCTCAAGTGGCAGTGTAGTTGTGGAACCACGTTTTCGAGAAAGGACAAGTTGATGGGCCACGTGACTTTGTTCGTCGGTCATTTTCCCGCCGTCACTTCTTTGGGAAGGATGGCAAAGATTGAACCCTCGGGAGCCCAACAACATGATTATAATCGCTAA
- the LOC124934627 gene encoding aspartic proteinase CDR1-like, producing MIAGDYLTYNYTTPVTSPYGELWHILAAIDVFSPGRVAAFSDVRRNEIRLLMNRIMKRCNGPSSGELATETYTLGNTSFPNMVYGCSKNNIGVYHHTIAGIVGFGPGPHSLISQLSDSVGGKFAYCLIHYSIKHAKSKISFGAGAIVPGRSTPLVSAYYVTLEGISVQNVTYPFMVGNEKTYTRIPCMSSALLDTGSFLSYLPTDLYQQVEKVIRSAVRVPPIPFGYLKNCYIFFPNFPTIIFHLSGGVELVLTPRYTIVNYSGLWCFSIYPTNDETIIGSVLQMDYMIEYDLKNKTVSFRPTDCSKS from the exons ATGATCGCCGGAGATTATTTGACTTATAATTATACTACTCCGGTTACTTCTCCTTACGGTGAACTTTGGCACATATTGGCTGCAATCGATGTATTCTCGCCGGGAAGAGTTGCGGCATTTTCCGACGTCCGGCGAAATGAAATCCGGCTGCTTATGAATCGGATTATGAAGAGATGCAACGGGCCAAG CTCTGGTGAACTAGCCACTGAAACTTATACATTGGGAAACACTTCCTTTCCAAATATGGTCTATGGGTGTTCGAAAAACAACATTGGTGTGTACCATCACACCATTGCTGGCATTGTCGGGTTCGGACCTGGGCCTCACTCATTAATAAGCCAGCTTAGCGATAGTGTCGGTGGTAAGTTCGCGTACTGCCTAATTCATTATTCGATCAAACATGCAAAAAGTAAGATCAGCTTCGGGGCTGGCGCAATTGTGCCTGGGCGCAGCACCCCGTTGGTATCCGCCTATTATGTCACATTGGAAGGGATTAGTGTCCAAAATGTGACATATCCCTTCATGGTTGGTAATGAGAAAACCTATACGAGAATTCCTTGTATGAGTTCTGCCTTGTTAGATACCGGCTCTTTTCTATCTTATTTGCCGACGGATTTATACCAACAAGTGGAGAAAGTAATAAGAAGCGCGGTTAGAGTCCCACCAATTCCATTTggctatttaaaaaattgttacatATTCTTTCCAAACTTTCCTACTATCATTTTCCATTTATCTGGAGGGGTTGAATTAGTTTTGACGCCGAGATATACAATCGTTAACTATAGCGGCTTATGGTGCTTCTCGATATACCCAACCAATGATGAAACTATAATTGGGAGCGTGTTACAAATGGATTACATGATTGAATATGATCTTAAGAATAAGactgtttcttttagaccaACTGATTGTTCAAAGAGTTAA